One window of Panthera tigris isolate Pti1 chromosome C2, P.tigris_Pti1_mat1.1, whole genome shotgun sequence genomic DNA carries:
- the TM4SF19 gene encoding transmembrane 4 L6 family member 19 isoform X2: MLSSPGVMACSRTCSRILGLSLGTTALFAAGANTVLLFPNWDVSYLLRGLIGRQAMLGSGLWGGGLMVLIAATLISLTGWRYGCFSESGPCQSMLTALLSSSLAFLGALICFITSGVALKDGPLCMFDASSFNQMQAWKYGYPFKDLHRIICMTVHSGTLSAWSLLKPSSGTCPSSPPFCASASSRFSWWSFISSTASWDFSAASVRSDR; encoded by the exons ATGCTGTCCTCTCCTGGTGTGATGGCATGCTCACGGACCTGCTCCCGCATCCTGGGGCTGAGCCTCGGGACCACTGCCCTGTTTGCTGCTGGAGCCAATACAGTGCTCCTCTTTCCCAACTGGGATGTGAGCTACCTGCTGAGAGGCCTCATTGGCAGGCAAgccatgctgggctctgggctctggggaggAGGCCTCATG gtACTCATTGCAGCTACCCTCATCTCCTTGACGGGCTGGAGATATGGCTGCTTCAGTGAAAGTGGGCCCTGTCAAAGT ATGCTCACTGCTCTGCTGTCCAGTAGCCTGGCTTTTCTAGGAGCCTTGATTTGCTTTATCACTTCTGGTGTAGCCCTGAAAGATGGCCCTTTATGCATGTTCGATGCCTCATCCTTCAATCAGATGCAAGCTTGGAAATATGGTTACCCATTCAAAGACTTGCATA GAATTATTTGTATGACCGTTCACTCTGGAACTCTGTCTGCCTGGAGCCTTCTAAAGCCGTCATCTGGCACGTGTCCTTCTTCTCCACCCTTCTGTGCATCAGCCTCCTCCAGATTCTCCTGGTGGTCATTCATTTCATCAACAGCTTCTTGGGACTTTTCTGCAGCCTCTGTGAGAAGTGATAGGTAA
- the TM4SF19 gene encoding transmembrane 4 L6 family member 19 isoform X3 codes for MLSSPGVMACSRTCSRILGLSLGTTALFAAGANTVLLFPNWDVSYLLRGLIGRQAMLGSGLWGGGLMMLTALLSSSLAFLGALICFITSGVALKDGPLCMFDASSFNQMQAWKYGYPFKDLHNRNYLYDRSLWNSVCLEPSKAVIWHVSFFSTLLCISLLQILLVVIHFINSFLGLFCSLCEK; via the exons ATGCTGTCCTCTCCTGGTGTGATGGCATGCTCACGGACCTGCTCCCGCATCCTGGGGCTGAGCCTCGGGACCACTGCCCTGTTTGCTGCTGGAGCCAATACAGTGCTCCTCTTTCCCAACTGGGATGTGAGCTACCTGCTGAGAGGCCTCATTGGCAGGCAAgccatgctgggctctgggctctggggaggAGGCCTCATG ATGCTCACTGCTCTGCTGTCCAGTAGCCTGGCTTTTCTAGGAGCCTTGATTTGCTTTATCACTTCTGGTGTAGCCCTGAAAGATGGCCCTTTATGCATGTTCGATGCCTCATCCTTCAATCAGATGCAAGCTTGGAAATATGGTTACCCATTCAAAGACTTGCATAACAG GAATTATTTGTATGACCGTTCACTCTGGAACTCTGTCTGCCTGGAGCCTTCTAAAGCCGTCATCTGGCACGTGTCCTTCTTCTCCACCCTTCTGTGCATCAGCCTCCTCCAGATTCTCCTGGTGGTCATTCATTTCATCAACAGCTTCTTGGGACTTTTCTGCAGCCTCTGTGAGAAGTGA
- the TM4SF19 gene encoding transmembrane 4 L6 family member 19 isoform X1, which produces MLSSPGVMACSRTCSRILGLSLGTTALFAAGANTVLLFPNWDVSYLLRGLIGRQAMLGSGLWGGGLMVLIAATLISLTGWRYGCFSESGPCQSMLTALLSSSLAFLGALICFITSGVALKDGPLCMFDASSFNQMQAWKYGYPFKDLHNRNYLYDRSLWNSVCLEPSKAVIWHVSFFSTLLCISLLQILLVVIHFINSFLGLFCSLCEK; this is translated from the exons ATGCTGTCCTCTCCTGGTGTGATGGCATGCTCACGGACCTGCTCCCGCATCCTGGGGCTGAGCCTCGGGACCACTGCCCTGTTTGCTGCTGGAGCCAATACAGTGCTCCTCTTTCCCAACTGGGATGTGAGCTACCTGCTGAGAGGCCTCATTGGCAGGCAAgccatgctgggctctgggctctggggaggAGGCCTCATG gtACTCATTGCAGCTACCCTCATCTCCTTGACGGGCTGGAGATATGGCTGCTTCAGTGAAAGTGGGCCCTGTCAAAGT ATGCTCACTGCTCTGCTGTCCAGTAGCCTGGCTTTTCTAGGAGCCTTGATTTGCTTTATCACTTCTGGTGTAGCCCTGAAAGATGGCCCTTTATGCATGTTCGATGCCTCATCCTTCAATCAGATGCAAGCTTGGAAATATGGTTACCCATTCAAAGACTTGCATAACAG GAATTATTTGTATGACCGTTCACTCTGGAACTCTGTCTGCCTGGAGCCTTCTAAAGCCGTCATCTGGCACGTGTCCTTCTTCTCCACCCTTCTGTGCATCAGCCTCCTCCAGATTCTCCTGGTGGTCATTCATTTCATCAACAGCTTCTTGGGACTTTTCTGCAGCCTCTGTGAGAAGTGA